In Citrus sinensis cultivar Valencia sweet orange chromosome 3, DVS_A1.0, whole genome shotgun sequence, the sequence GCTTTGATATCAGCTGCTGCAATCTTCCCCACTATCAGAAAAGCATATATGCCATCCAAACGCTGCACTGCTTTAGTAAAACCAGTTTTGACAAGCTGAATGAGAGGCCCAAGCAAGGATGATACCTGAAGTGTGCATATaagtaattttgtttaaacCATCAAGATAACACCCTAGACAATAAAGCAGAGAACCAAAAAATTGACTTACCTGCAAAACAGCATCAGTGTTTGTGCATATGACTCTTAGACATCGAAGATGCCCCCTTCTTAGAGCTTCCTTCTCTTTGAGGCCAGatgcaaaaaaagaaagtaggTCTGATTGAATAATATCAGCAGAACGTTTTGCCCAAGAAGCAACGGCTGATAATATTGCAAGCTTTACCTCCtcatttccttaaaaaaaaaaaaaaatggaggcAAATAGCTATAAGATTAAAATGATACAAGTACAAGAAAGAAGGATGCAAAAGGCAGATGCAATTTCAGAATGAAGGATCTATTGAAGAATTACAATGCCTACAAGCGTATAGAAAcaaattttcagaaaaaatTAAGGCAGCGAGAAGATCAGCGCATAATAAGCAACCTTCATCCTTGTAACATGATAAAAGAAACTTGCAAATGGTAAGTGAAAGACTGTTGAGATATTTCCCTTCGGTAGCATTCGACAATTCTTGAAGTGCATTGACCATGCCAATTCTCTGGTAAGGAAATGCAAGCCTTCCTTCTGAGCCTGTCCACATTAAAGCTTTTAGCTTCCAAAACCCAGAAAATGATTACACATTCATTTTCATGAGAATAGTAGTAAccataatagtaataataacacCAATAATAACATGAAAgctatatattaattaaaatgcttcaaaaatataatagaaaaacATGAACAGAGAATAAAGACTGACCTCCAATTACAGCTTTAATAGCATAGAACATAGCTTCTAATGCATCTGGATTGCTAGACTTTTCGCTCAAACACCCTATTATAGTCAAGGCCCCAGTCTTTCTACCTTCATCTGCATGTCGAACCTGGGACAATACCACTGACAGAATTTCGGTTGCATATTTACTCAAATCAAGGTTGACAGACTTCAAAAGAATGCCGATTGATTCCAATATAATCTCAGGGTTGcgttttaacatttttatgGAAGCTGGAAGCACGATACTCTGGAAATCTTCACGAGACATATGCGTAAAGAGTGGAAGAAAAGATTCACTAAGACCCTTCATTGGTTTTTCTTTGGCGTTCAAAACTGCTTTCACATATATGTCAAGAAATATCGGCTGTCCAGAgaaaagaagtaaaaatattCAGCAGAAATTAAAGCTTAACCAATTCGAACTTAAGAATTGAAGTAGTATGTAATGCAGAATATCTCCACTATTAACAatgcaataataaaaatattcccACCCtgcatttttcaaacaacGAAGGTGATTTGGACAAAAACTCAAGCAACAAGCATATTAGCTCAGGACTATGTTTATATGGAATCCGTGCATCCTTAAGTTCATCTGTGTAGGTCTTGTATATATCTGGGGACTGGAAAAACAACAAACACAAAATGCTCAACGTTATAATCAAAAACTCTGAGCAGGCCAGTAAGGTTTATCATAAAAACCAGCAAGAGTTACAGGGCTGTAACCtgagaaaacaaatgaaaaaaagtttGCTTGCAAGCCCTGCGTTCCCGAAAAGATCTTTGCATGACAATATGAAGCAAAGATGCCTGTGCAGCAGCCACTCTACACAATGCATTCTTTGAAACTGTTGCAAATTGGCTCTTGCTTAAGAGGAGACATGACCACTTGAGCAGTCTATAGCAGCCAACATGAGATTGGAACTTTGACTGCTTTTCCATGGCCTGAACAAGGGCTGCTGCAAATGTTTTCATAAACGTGACCTCACCCAAACCTTTTTCAATCACATCATCCACAGCTTTCCTCGAGCCTCGATCATCATATACcgaaaatgttttaaaaattatatcaaccaAAAATGAAGCAATCTCAGGAGACATTTCTGCAGTGATCAAATTTCCAGCATTTCAGTACACATGTAAACAGATAAGTTGAACcagttttctcttttctttgtctAGCTACATTGAAGCAATAAGCCCATAAAACTTTACACAGAAACTAATAGAAGAATCAACTATCAAGATGTGAATTGGATATAAAAACACAATTTGACTGAATCAGGAATGCAAGtaaaatagaaactaaataggCACGTCATGCAAACAGAAATTCATATCATCAGCTTAAAGTCGGCATTCTCATCCACTGAATGCATCACTGAACAATCCTTATTGCTTTAAAGTTATATAAGTACTTTCTTCAAACACATCATACGTCTATTATCAATCCATGCTATCAGTAACAAACAACAATGCATTTCTACTCAATGCGTACATACATGAAgtaaaattaagcaaaatacGACGTAGTCTAAGTGTTGCAGAAAGAGTGACCTGTGTTACGGATAAGCGAAGTAACATCGTGGCGGAAGATGCGTTGTCGTCGCTTGGTGGAGGAAGTGGAGACGGAGGCCGCGATGGAAATGAGAGTGTCGGAAGAATCCGCTtccaccattttcaaaaaGTGGATGGATCCGAGTTGATGATTAAAGTAaagtaaaaactaaaattacgTTAGTACGATGATGCATATACACTTATACAGTGAAGAAGTCCGTCGTTTTAGTTTATCAGTGATTAGGGTTTAAAATAGGCTTTGCCGGAAACTCAGATAGACCCTCAAAATGCGTATGCAAAAACACTAACATACAGTGCTAGTTTTTCCTGGATGATTAATTTATAGGATGGTGGCGTATAAatgattttccattttttttctttcactttataaaaaaaaaaaaaactacatacattattacatttatataatttctctttatattCGTCCAAATATTAGTTGCCTATTAGTTTTAAGAAGACATCCACAAAAACATTAagagtaaattatatttttaaatatttagctaatatttgtattcaattaataatatagaaatatgaatttattaaattttaatatttaatttaatgaaaatttttaatatatatctcAAGTTTGCCAACCCAAGActtcttttacttattttataagataGGGATGGGAGTAAggacttttttaaataagctaGTTTATAAGTATTGAATTCTTGTAATTAAATGGACGTGTTATGGGGCtacaaaactaaaaaacaaattcataataggCTGCGTAACCAAAGCAAATATCTACTTAGTTTGTTGGTTTGGGttgttataaaaatgatttcaaaaattaaataatttaaacatttaatcCATGCTATAATAGATGCTAATTTATTGCTATACATGAACACATACAAGATTTTTGtaatagattatttaatttatatataacattaattaattcttgccaacacaaaataattaaaacttaaatatattttattgaaataattaaataaattaataagaaaacatGTCATctactatattaaaataaaaacgccATAgcttatgaattttgtaaccaATTCCATACGTCATCTATatgatgaatttattatttatgaatgaCATATCACAAAAATTGAACTCGCGTAAAAATTAGCACTTGTCAtctattttctcaaaatatatattgacgGTCTGTCACACGTATTTTATAGACTTCTGATATGTCATATATCAAATGAAGTTAATTATAAGTGACGTGTTATATCTAAAATgccaaaaactttttttttctatttctttctaCCAACTTAATACTGATTAGCAAATCactcttttgtttcttgcaattgtatttttttcattgactatcaacaatcaaaatttttcatgataGATCATTATCCTCTACTTATTGGTGAATAGGCTCAAATTTCTCTTGTAAAAAGTAGGTTGCtaatcactatatatataaacgtGTACATGGTGATCGGGTTCACATGTACATTGGTTTTCTTTGCAAGTAAACACTTtataatgagaataaaatggaAGGTCAGTTAAGAATTGAGTGTTATTACGGGTTTAAGTAGAAGTGGGTGCTTGGTTCGAGTTAAATTGAGTTGaacccaaaaattattttagttttcagTTTGATTTAATTCAATCCTAAAAATCGATTggcttgaaaattaaaaaaaaaaaaactaattgggtttaaatttgatttggattaaacccaaaccaaacaataaaCCCAATCaagttatataaaaaaagttaaaaaaaaaactaaagtgATGTCAAACTCGATCCCCaagtcaaaaataaaaaccctaAACTACATGTTATATCTCTCTACTCTCTAGTCTCAACTGCCGTCATCCGCTCAACCACGCCATGCCGCCACCAATCGTCACTCTCAACTATTGTTTGTGTCTTGTCAATTGTCACTCTCTCGCAGCATGGCAGCAGTTGGCCTTCACTCTCATCTTCATCAGGTTATATTtgaagggtttttttttttctttctttcttgcttCTCTTGGCTTTCTTTCTTAtgtatttctttctttttattctaattccTAATTCCTAGCCTACTAGTTTAGGagttttcatttaaaatagtATTGGATGATtggttttattctttaaactaattatttttacttgcaGGATCTTTTAAGGAACAAAAAAACCCAAACCgcttatattttatctttgtgAAATATTTATAGTATGTTGGCGTAGGCCATGAGTCGTGTAAAActttaaggaaaaaattagGTTAAAGGTAGCtaaatcaaaagtaaaatacAACATCAACTTTTAACCATACAAATGCTAAATATCTGTGAAAACCTAGGGTGTGTTTGGTACACTATATCCTATACGTACTCTATTGTAGTTCATAATAATCTAcgtgtattatattttattgtattgcATTGGTACTATATAATGTTGATGTTGTACATTATTTGGTgttatattgtattgtattaatttttaactaaattatgTTTGGTACTATACTGCATTGTTctatattaactttttttatggttaatattatatgtttggaaaataatatttattaacttttgggGAAATACTAAGAGCCTGTTTGGTATGGCTTAGTGCTTGTTTGGTATAGCTTATTTAAGAACCATAAatgcttatttaatcgtataagcacttttaaaaaatttttatggtgtttgattatttttttagcttaaataagctaatttacctctactagcaaaagcccaaaatttaagcttttgggagtagaggttagagagtttttctaaaaatatataatataaaaaatatcacacagtttaatggttcaaaagtgatttttttattgacaagcAAACAAccaatgactttttgtccaaaagctctattaatataagttctactgctataagctctactgttataaactctatttaataagttgtaCCAAATGGAGCCTTATTTAAGagccataagtgcttatttaattccataagcactttttaaattttttatggtgtttgattatttttttagtagagttttttagcttaaataagctaatttacctctaccagcaaaaacccaaaatttgagcttttgagaGTAGAGGATAAAGAgattttccaaaaaatatataatatcaaaaatatcattgacatatttcattaattacataatatcCTTGTATAAAACCTACCCAACGAAAATTGTTGCCACCATATAAACATACTGTTGCTGCCACTTCACAttatctttctctctcttttttttttaataaccaGCACTTTAATTTTGCAATCTCTAACCCAACACTTGAGAAAGCAATCGTAGTCAAAGCCTTGAGGAGCATGTCAGGTAATGTTTCCTGctactttttcttctttgtctttATCATATTAttcaaacctttttttttctttgtctttATCATGCACTTGATATGTATTTGACCCATgaccaatttattataatattcaatAGGTTTATTGTCActgtttatcttttttaattatattattcaatataaattCACTAACTTTGCTAACTCCTCCTTTTCAACTCGTATCTTCTTTGTTCTGGAAACACGCATGCCCATACTTGCTActcttttatctttctttatattatattattaattataaattaaattattggcACCATTTGCTATTgtttcatctttctttttattgtattattcaataatgcatgccaattattattttatatttgaaattcatttcatctttgttttatttgtgcgttatttttttatataataatattatatatcctTTGTCTAGAATGACAACTactacaaaagaaaagagaaaaaaatcaaacacagATTGGGATGATGTTACCACTTATGCTTTTGTTAAGATTTGCGTGAATGAAACATTGGCTGGGAATCGACCACATGGTCACTTTAATAAGATTGGGTGGTAAAATCTTATTGCTAAGTTTCATTCAATGACCGGTAGAGATTATGAACAAAAACAAGTGGGACATCCTAAAAAAAGATTGGCAACTTTGGACAAACTTGCTGAGAAATGAAACTGGTTTAGGATGGGATCCTGTAAAACAGACAATTATTAGTAGCGATGAATGGTGGGAGAGAAAATTGAAGGTGTAAATTTctaaccttttttattttatagtgtaATAGGAAATGATTTTGGGAGCAACTTAGATTAACACATAATCCTTTTGCATATTGTAGGAGATACATGAAGCAATTAAATTTCGTTCTAAAGGCTTGAGAAATGTTGACCAActagaaattttattcaaaaatgtTGCTGCTACAGGAGAAGGATCATGGGCGCCATCTATGGGTTTTGTACCAAATGATGGTGAGGGTGGACCATCTAATGAATATATTGGtgagaataataatatgtattttcaAGAGGAGAATGTCAATATTGAACCAAATAATTTTGGCGGACTAGAGAATATTGAGACTGACATTGATAAAGGTACTCCCATAGCATCTACACATGATAAtggaaggaaaagaaaattaccaaTTCGAAAGCGATATGGAGCTGCAGTTAGATTGTCTAAACAATTGGATCGCTTATGTCAGGCAGTAGAGAGTAGACCATCTATAGCTATAAGAAATGGCGAAAATGGATGTAGCATTGCAGAAGTAATGGAAGTGCTACATAGTATGCCTGAGATTGAGATAAAAAGTGAGCTATATTTGAATGCCACTAAAACTTTTCTTAAGAAGGAGAATATGAAGATGTTTATTGTAATCAAGAATCACGATGTTCAAATTGAGTGGTTGAAGTTCATGAAAGACTCTTTGTAGTTCTATTTTATGGcttattcttatatttaagactattgtttactttatcttattttatttatgctcttatattaagaatattgttttgaaccaattgagatatttttattttatttgattttgagctacgttagatttatttttattttttcttttcttttcaagtaatgatgatttttattatatatgtgtTTACAGATATGGAATTCTCAGAAAATGACGATGATAGTGAGCATAATTACATTGATGAAAGTGATGCTGAGtacaaattattacaaatggTACAAACTAGAGTTGCATTGTATGctaatcattttattaagcATAGTTTAAAGGAACCGTGCAGAACATCCCATCATTCAGGTCATTCTTTTGTACTAGAGGTGCTAAATGGACATAAAGATAGAATTCACCAACAATTTAGAATGGAAAAacatgtatttataaaattatgccAATTTTTGAGTGAATCATATGGTCTTAAAAGCGGcaagaatatatttataattgagTCAGTAGCtatgttttttattacattaagTCATGCATTTGGGAATAGAATGACTCaagaaaaatttcaacattcaGGTAAAACTATATCAAGGTGGTTTGGAATAGTGTTAGATGCTGTTTTTCATATGGCAATTGATCTTTTGAAACCATCTGACCCacaatttaaagaaattcccaaaaaaattaggaatGATGATCGATATTGGCCATATTTTAAAGATTGTATTAGGGCAATTGATGGGACACATATACTAGTCATAGTGCCTACATCAAAGCAAATACCgtatattgaaagaaaaagggaTTCCTACCCAAAATGTGATGGCCGCATGTGATTTTAATATGTGTTTTACATTTGCATAGGCTGGATGGGAAGGCACTACCCATGATACTCGTATATTTTTAGAGGCCTTACACAGAGAGAATTTCCACCTTCCTCATCCACCTACATGttagttataatatattatttatgataCATTTCTATATaagtttgtttaattttttttcaattatagaaTTTCTATTTTGCAGGTAAGTATTACCTAGTAGATGCTGGATATCCTCACATGATAGGTTATTTAGGTAATTATAAAAGTGAACGATATCATCTTCTAGATTTTCGACGTGGAAGTCAACCAAGAggaa encodes:
- the LOC127900977 gene encoding L10-interacting MYB domain-containing protein-like, with translation MNKNKWDILKKDWQLWTNLLRNETGLGWDPVKQTIISSDEWWERKLKEIHEAIKFRSKGLRNVDQLEILFKNVAATGEGSWAPSMGFVPNDGEGGPSNEYIGENNNMYFQEENVNIEPNNFGGLENIETDIDKGTPIASTHDNGRKRKLPIRKRYGAAVRLSKQLDRLCQAVESRPSIAIRNGENGCSIAEVMEVLHSMPEIEIKSELYLNATKTFLKKENMKMFIVIKNHDVQIEWLKFMKDSL
- the LOC127900978 gene encoding uncharacterized protein LOC127900978 is translated as MSDMEFSENDDDSEHNYIDESDAEYKLLQMVQTRVALYANHFIKHSLKEPCRTSHHSGHSFVLEVLNGHKDRIHQQFRMEKHVFIKLCQFLSESYGLKSGKNIFIIESVAMFFITLSHAFGNRMTQEKFQHSGKTISRWFGIVLDAVFHMAIDLLKPSDPQFKEIPKKIRNDDRYWPYFKDCIRAIDGTHILVIVPTSKQIPYIERKRDSYPKCDGRM